The Clostridiaceae bacterium HFYG-1003 genome includes a window with the following:
- a CDS encoding DNA polymerase III subunit alpha, which yields MTEILNNQQPTEKQYPFVHLHAHTEFSLLDGSGKIPEMVARARELGMPALAITDHGTMYGTVEFYKACQREGIRPIIGSEIYVCSGNMEDRTLANNTIHHLVLLVKNETGYQNLMRIVSEASIRGFYYKPRVDHAFLARHSEGLIALSACLGGEVQENLNHGFPEKARAAAIFYRDAFRDGFYLELQDHGLAEQKKVNALNIELARELDIPLVATNDVHYLARDDHRSHDVLLCIQTAAAVDESDRMKYPSPEFYLKSPQQMWELFAHVPEALENTVKIAQQCQFDYQFHVSRLPAFDLPEGTDHARYLKQRCYEGLTRKYPVFAEFRDLPMSEAVMARMDALDSGNSRILIERLAYELGILERMGYVDYFLIVWDFIKFADDHGIATGAGRGSAAASIIAYTLNITKIDPIRYNLIFERFLNPERISMPDIDSDFCYERRQEVIDYVVDKYGKDNVAQIITFGTMAARACIRDVGRAMMYPYGEVDQIAKMIPTVLGITIEKALEMNPELKNAYETDPRVTELINIALRLEGLPRHSSTHAAGVVISGRPLVEYVPLQRNEEAIVTQFPMGTLEELGLLKMDFLGLRTLTVMQDAVTMIRQNRGIQVQVDALPFDDPKVYDMIGEGRTVGVFQLESAGMTSFMKELKPESLEDIIAGISLYRPGPMSEIPRYIESKKNPDKVSYLTPELEHILDVTYGVMVYQEQVMQIVQDLAGYSLGRADLVRRAMSKKKHDVMEQERKNFIEGIVEDGRVIVPGTRRNGISDEAAQKIFDQMSYFASYAFNKAHAAAYAVIGYQTAYLMRYYPVEFIAAMLNSFIGSAEKASFYIRYAKSIGIELLPPDINESGARFTVSGNKIRFGLAGIKNLGFSVIESIIQTREKKGQFTSFHDFMSKLDEAGLNKRACECMIKAGAFDSMGVERSRLLAVYERILESFSSERRRLIKGQMSFFGSEAGDGTEDIDGFAINLPQIEEFPLKDRLFMEKEMTGLYLSGHPLDEYAAELDALCTIFVQDIIANDLLDDVRDEAALQAESQMASDRVLHDGQRVTMGGILTSITRKITRNNAMMAFATLEDPTGEVELIVFPKTYDLLKSFLQEDLVIAVSGRLQVREDENTKVIAEEMSLIEQGKLPQFKMRPDLDRFGNGRSQRRTPPTEKPGSRPSAGSRPTNGNSANGSPGNGRSVNEGSAKGERSTSQPVNGQDLASPTASGADRAGVQPGRVRPSKKEGKEGAQGKLYLRFHDLAEARAILAGLSPLLTAHQGSTPVIIYAASEKQSYQLPERQCLDLDTNILELLEKKIGKDNVVLK from the coding sequence ATGACTGAGATTCTGAATAACCAACAACCAACTGAAAAACAATATCCCTTTGTGCATCTGCACGCCCATACCGAGTTTTCTTTGCTCGACGGCTCGGGAAAGATTCCGGAAATGGTGGCCCGGGCCAGGGAACTGGGCATGCCGGCGCTGGCCATCACCGACCATGGAACCATGTACGGTACGGTGGAGTTCTACAAGGCCTGTCAGCGGGAAGGCATCCGGCCCATCATCGGTTCGGAAATCTATGTCTGTTCAGGCAATATGGAGGATCGCACCCTGGCCAACAACACCATTCATCATCTGGTGCTTTTGGTCAAGAACGAAACGGGCTACCAGAATCTGATGCGCATTGTCAGTGAGGCCTCGATCCGGGGCTTCTACTATAAGCCCCGGGTGGACCACGCCTTTCTAGCCCGTCACAGTGAGGGCCTGATTGCCCTGTCTGCCTGCCTGGGCGGTGAGGTTCAGGAGAATCTGAATCACGGCTTCCCGGAGAAGGCCCGCGCCGCGGCAATCTTCTACCGGGATGCGTTCCGGGACGGCTTCTATCTGGAGCTGCAGGACCACGGCCTGGCCGAGCAGAAAAAGGTAAATGCCCTGAACATCGAACTGGCCCGCGAACTGGACATCCCGCTGGTGGCTACCAACGACGTGCACTATCTGGCCCGGGATGACCATCGCAGCCATGATGTCCTCTTGTGCATTCAGACCGCGGCCGCCGTGGATGAGTCGGACCGGATGAAGTATCCGTCGCCGGAGTTCTATCTCAAGAGTCCGCAGCAGATGTGGGAGCTGTTTGCCCATGTGCCCGAAGCGTTGGAAAATACGGTGAAGATCGCCCAGCAGTGTCAGTTTGACTACCAGTTCCATGTGTCCCGGCTTCCGGCCTTTGACCTGCCGGAGGGGACGGACCATGCCCGGTATCTCAAGCAGCGCTGCTATGAGGGCCTGACCCGCAAGTATCCGGTGTTTGCCGAGTTCCGGGATCTGCCGATGTCGGAAGCGGTCATGGCCCGGATGGATGCCCTGGATTCGGGCAACAGCCGGATTCTGATTGAGCGGCTGGCCTATGAGCTGGGGATTCTCGAGCGGATGGGCTATGTCGACTATTTCCTGATTGTCTGGGATTTCATCAAATTTGCCGATGACCACGGCATCGCCACCGGCGCCGGCCGGGGCTCGGCCGCCGCGTCCATCATCGCCTATACCCTGAATATTACCAAGATCGATCCGATCCGGTACAATCTCATCTTTGAACGCTTTCTGAACCCGGAGCGGATCTCCATGCCCGATATTGACTCGGACTTCTGCTATGAACGGCGCCAGGAAGTCATTGACTACGTGGTGGACAAGTACGGCAAGGACAACGTGGCCCAAATTATAACCTTTGGGACCATGGCGGCCCGGGCCTGCATCCGGGATGTCGGCCGCGCCATGATGTATCCCTACGGCGAGGTGGACCAGATTGCCAAGATGATCCCCACCGTTCTGGGCATTACCATTGAGAAGGCGCTGGAGATGAATCCGGAGCTTAAGAATGCCTATGAGACCGACCCCCGGGTGACGGAGCTGATCAACATTGCCCTGCGCCTGGAAGGCCTGCCGCGCCATTCCTCCACTCATGCCGCCGGCGTCGTGATTTCCGGCCGCCCCCTGGTGGAGTATGTCCCGCTGCAGCGCAACGAGGAAGCCATTGTCACCCAGTTCCCCATGGGCACCCTGGAGGAACTGGGACTGCTCAAGATGGACTTTCTGGGGCTGCGCACCCTCACCGTCATGCAGGATGCCGTGACCATGATCCGGCAAAACCGCGGCATCCAGGTCCAGGTCGATGCGCTGCCCTTTGACGATCCCAAGGTCTATGACATGATCGGGGAAGGTCGGACGGTCGGAGTATTCCAGCTGGAATCTGCCGGCATGACTTCCTTTATGAAAGAACTCAAGCCGGAGAGCCTGGAGGACATCATCGCCGGAATATCCCTGTACCGGCCGGGTCCGATGTCTGAAATTCCGCGCTACATCGAGAGCAAGAAGAATCCGGATAAGGTCAGCTACCTGACGCCGGAGCTGGAGCATATCCTCGATGTCACCTACGGCGTCATGGTCTACCAGGAACAGGTCATGCAGATCGTTCAGGATCTGGCCGGCTATTCGCTGGGCCGGGCGGATCTGGTGCGCCGGGCCATGAGCAAGAAGAAGCACGATGTTATGGAACAGGAGCGCAAGAACTTCATTGAGGGCATTGTGGAAGACGGCCGGGTGATTGTACCGGGAACCCGGCGCAACGGCATTTCCGACGAGGCCGCACAGAAGATCTTTGATCAGATGTCCTACTTCGCCTCCTATGCCTTCAACAAAGCTCATGCCGCCGCCTATGCCGTCATCGGCTACCAGACGGCCTACCTGATGCGCTACTACCCGGTGGAATTCATCGCCGCCATGCTCAATTCCTTCATCGGCTCGGCGGAAAAGGCCAGCTTCTATATCCGCTACGCCAAGTCCATCGGCATCGAGCTGCTGCCGCCGGACATCAACGAGTCCGGTGCCCGCTTCACCGTCAGCGGCAATAAAATCCGTTTCGGTCTGGCCGGAATCAAGAACCTTGGATTTTCCGTCATTGAGTCCATCATCCAGACCCGGGAGAAGAAGGGGCAGTTTACTTCCTTCCATGATTTTATGAGCAAGCTGGATGAAGCCGGCTTGAACAAGCGGGCCTGCGAGTGCATGATCAAAGCCGGGGCGTTCGATTCCATGGGAGTAGAGCGGTCCCGCCTGCTGGCCGTCTATGAGCGGATTCTGGAGAGCTTCTCCAGTGAGCGTCGGCGGCTGATCAAGGGCCAGATGTCCTTCTTCGGCTCCGAAGCCGGGGACGGCACCGAAGACATCGACGGCTTTGCCATCAACCTGCCTCAGATTGAGGAGTTCCCGCTCAAGGACCGGCTGTTCATGGAAAAGGAAATGACCGGTCTCTATCTGTCCGGTCATCCCCTGGATGAATACGCGGCGGAGCTGGATGCCCTGTGCACCATCTTCGTCCAGGACATCATCGCCAATGACCTCCTGGATGATGTCCGGGACGAGGCGGCGCTGCAGGCCGAGAGTCAGATGGCCTCGGACCGGGTGCTGCACGACGGTCAGCGCGTCACCATGGGCGGCATCCTGACTTCCATCACCCGCAAGATCACCCGGAACAATGCCATGATGGCCTTCGCCACCCTGGAGGATCCCACCGGCGAAGTCGAACTGATTGTCTTCCCCAAGACGTATGACCTGCTTAAGAGCTTCCTCCAGGAGGATCTGGTCATTGCCGTCTCCGGCCGGCTCCAGGTCCGGGAAGATGAGAATACTAAGGTCATTGCCGAGGAAATGAGCCTGATCGAGCAGGGCAAGCTGCCTCAGTTCAAGATGCGTCCGGATCTGGACCGGTTCGGCAACGGTCGCAGTCAGCGGCGCACGCCCCCCACGGAGAAACCGGGCAGCCGGCCTTCAGCCGGTTCTCGCCCGACCAATGGCAACTCAGCCAACGGCAGTCCAGGCAACGGCAGATCGGTCAATGAGGGTTCGGCAAAGGGAGAAAGGAGCACCAGCCAGCCGGTGAATGGCCAAGACTTGGCCTCACCGACAGCTTCCGGAGCGGATAGGGCTGGCGTTCAGCCGGGCCGGGTCCGGCCAAGCAAGAAGGAAGGGAAGGAGGGAGCTCAGGGCAAGCTCTATCTGCGCTTCCATGACTTAGCGGAAGCCAGGGCAATCCTGGCCGGATTATCCCCCCTGCTGACAGCCCATCAGGGCTCGACGCCGGTGATTATCTACGCCGCCAGTGAAAAGCAAAGCTATCAGCTGCCCGAGCGGCAGTGCCTGGACCTTGACACCAATATTCTGGAGCTGCTGGAGAAGAAAATCGGCAAGGACAATGTAGTCCTGAAGTAG
- the pfkA gene encoding 6-phosphofructokinase codes for MKKIAILTSGGDAPGMNAAIRAVVRTALHNGIEVMGVERGFYGLINGELKPMDRNSVSDIVHKGGTILKTARLETFKDRAVQEKAAQVLRIFGIEGLVVIGGDGSFHGAAKLSELGINTIGIPGTIDNDLAYTDFTLGFDTAVDTVVEAINKLKDTSASHERCSIVEVMGRHCGDIALYAGIAGGAELVVVPEKPYSVNDVVKLILEGRSRDKHHYLIVMAEGVGGAKEMAEEIEEVTGLETRITVLGHIQRGGAPSSADRILAAKFGHRAVELLMEGKTSRVVGIRDNHIIDMDIHEALDMENVFDEKLLTIAQEIS; via the coding sequence ATGAAGAAAATAGCGATTTTGACCTCCGGGGGCGATGCGCCCGGAATGAATGCTGCCATCCGCGCGGTGGTGCGGACCGCTTTGCACAACGGCATCGAGGTGATGGGCGTGGAGCGGGGCTTTTACGGACTGATCAATGGTGAGCTGAAGCCAATGGACCGGAACTCGGTTTCGGACATCGTGCACAAGGGCGGAACGATCCTGAAGACGGCTCGGCTGGAAACCTTCAAGGACCGGGCGGTCCAGGAAAAGGCTGCTCAGGTCCTGCGGATCTTCGGCATTGAAGGACTGGTAGTGATCGGCGGCGACGGCTCGTTCCACGGGGCGGCCAAGCTGTCGGAACTGGGCATCAATACCATCGGCATTCCGGGAACCATCGACAATGACCTGGCCTACACCGACTTTACCCTGGGCTTTGACACCGCCGTGGATACAGTGGTGGAAGCCATCAACAAGCTGAAGGATACCTCTGCCTCCCATGAGCGTTGTTCCATCGTAGAGGTCATGGGCCGGCACTGCGGCGACATCGCGCTTTATGCCGGCATTGCCGGCGGCGCCGAGCTGGTGGTCGTTCCGGAGAAGCCTTATTCGGTCAATGATGTCGTCAAGCTGATCCTGGAGGGGCGTTCCCGGGACAAGCACCACTACCTCATCGTCATGGCGGAGGGCGTAGGCGGAGCCAAGGAAATGGCGGAAGAAATCGAGGAAGTGACGGGTCTGGAGACCCGGATCACGGTACTGGGTCACATCCAGCGCGGCGGAGCGCCCTCTTCGGCGGACCGCATCCTGGCGGCCAAGTTCGGCCATCGGGCAGTGGAACTGCTGATGGAAGGGAAAACCAGCCGGGTCGTCGGAATTCGGGATAATCACATCATCGATATGGATATCCACGAAGCCCTTGATATGGAGAATGTCTTTGATGAGAAGCTTTTGACCATCGCCCAGGAAATATCTTAA
- the pyk gene encoding pyruvate kinase, which yields MLRKTKIVCTIGPATDSEEMIGKLFDSGMNVSRHNFSHGNHDSHRVTMERVRKVAGEKHLNYAILLDTKGPEIRARDFKNGKVILQEGTEVTVVGGEDFLGDETRFAVTYKDLAKVMEPGKHILLNDGLVDLEVTAIFGNEVKTIVRNTGEISNRKSSNLPGVKTNLPALTEQDKKDLAFGAEFGVDIIAASFIRKGSDVLEIRKVLHELNASHIHIYSKIENEEGVENVDEIIKYSDGIMVARGDMGVEIPIERVPMIQKMIIEKCNAAGKPVITATQMLDSMVRNPRPTRAEVSDVANAIMDGSDAVMLSGETASGEWPVEAVQTMTDIALATESQINYNNLLTQLLKNQTNTVQSAISAAVCTTANKLETKAIITGTTSGSTARNIAKFRPKSTIIAVTPVEAVARKLACTWGVYPIVSETFESTDELIEKTTAAAKAQGFVQDGDLVVISAGIPVNFKGSTNMMKIHIIGDVLLEGKGLEPIKRQVSGIATIVHSPLEAENRVEAGSILVVHDLIPDYLPHLHEAEGVVVEAESISPEVTIEVLKMEIPIVYAAREATHRLKDGTMITVDGKVGIVTSGKSSAHS from the coding sequence ATGTTAAGAAAAACCAAGATTGTCTGCACCATCGGACCGGCAACGGATTCCGAGGAAATGATCGGAAAATTGTTTGATTCGGGGATGAATGTTTCCCGCCATAACTTTTCCCATGGCAACCATGACTCCCATCGCGTCACCATGGAGCGGGTGCGCAAGGTAGCCGGGGAGAAGCATCTCAACTACGCCATCCTTCTCGACACCAAGGGACCGGAGATCCGGGCCCGGGACTTCAAGAACGGCAAGGTGATCCTGCAGGAAGGCACGGAAGTTACGGTAGTCGGCGGTGAGGATTTCCTCGGGGATGAAACCCGCTTTGCCGTCACCTACAAGGATCTGGCCAAAGTCATGGAACCGGGCAAGCATATTCTGCTCAATGACGGTCTGGTTGATCTGGAGGTTACTGCGATTTTCGGCAATGAGGTGAAAACCATTGTGCGCAACACCGGAGAGATCAGCAACCGTAAAAGCTCGAATCTGCCCGGTGTCAAAACCAATCTGCCGGCGCTGACCGAACAGGACAAGAAAGACCTGGCCTTTGGCGCGGAGTTTGGCGTGGACATTATCGCCGCTTCTTTTATCCGCAAGGGCTCCGATGTTCTGGAGATCCGCAAGGTGCTCCATGAGCTGAATGCTTCCCACATCCACATCTATTCCAAGATCGAGAATGAAGAAGGCGTGGAAAACGTTGATGAGATCATCAAGTACTCTGACGGCATCATGGTGGCACGTGGCGACATGGGGGTGGAAATTCCCATCGAGCGGGTGCCCATGATCCAGAAAATGATCATTGAAAAATGCAACGCGGCTGGAAAACCGGTGATCACGGCCACTCAGATGCTCGACTCCATGGTGCGGAATCCTCGTCCGACCCGGGCTGAGGTTTCAGACGTCGCCAACGCCATCATGGATGGCTCCGACGCCGTGATGCTCTCCGGCGAAACTGCCTCCGGCGAATGGCCGGTGGAAGCGGTTCAGACCATGACGGATATCGCCCTGGCCACTGAGTCTCAGATCAACTACAATAACCTGCTGACCCAGCTGCTGAAAAACCAGACCAATACAGTTCAGTCCGCCATTTCCGCCGCGGTCTGCACCACCGCCAACAAGCTGGAAACCAAGGCCATCATTACCGGAACCACCAGCGGTTCAACCGCCCGCAACATTGCCAAGTTCCGGCCCAAGTCCACCATCATTGCGGTAACCCCTGTGGAAGCAGTGGCCCGCAAGTTGGCTTGTACCTGGGGTGTTTATCCCATCGTATCCGAGACCTTTGAATCCACCGATGAACTGATCGAAAAGACGACAGCCGCAGCCAAAGCTCAGGGCTTTGTTCAGGACGGCGACCTGGTTGTCATTTCCGCCGGCATTCCGGTTAACTTCAAGGGCTCCACCAACATGATGAAGATCCACATCATCGGGGATGTCCTCCTGGAAGGCAAGGGGCTCGAGCCCATCAAGCGCCAGGTCTCCGGCATTGCCACCATCGTGCACTCTCCCCTGGAAGCGGAAAATCGCGTAGAAGCGGGTTCCATCCTGGTCGTCCATGATCTGATTCCAGACTACCTGCCCCATCTGCATGAAGCCGAAGGCGTCGTCGTGGAAGCGGAATCCATCAGCCCGGAAGTCACCATCGAAGTACTGAAGATGGAGATCCCGATTGTGTACGCTGCCCGCGAAGCCACCCATCGCCTCAAGGACGGCACCATGATCACCGTGGACGGCAAGGTGGGCATCGTCACCAGCGGCAAGAGCAGCGCTCATTCATAA
- a CDS encoding flavocytochrome c: MNLKKRMMSLMVAGLMTAGLAACTTTPPTTTPAGTAAPTTTAVATTTPSTTPPATTAPTGEIKFKPGTYKGEAEGFHGPIKVEVTLSETAITDIKVEQTETEGVGDKAIESIVALIKSGTTLKVDAVSGATYSSKGILEAVTAALTSAGADIEALKNKTAGPGGTTGDVEKTTDVVIIGGGGAGLSAAMSAHENGAKVIVLEKMSRLGGNTIISGAAYNAADPKRQAALTMTDLEKKTVEGILEMTFDDAKVKTWQETLKQEWKEFTDSKKTTLFDSPSMHKLQTYLGGDKKGNPELIDVLCENTYPTIEWLEAKGMLFKDYIFTVLGGLWSRAHKPEKPLGTGFVQTYEDYIEKNKADIEVLLDTKAEDLVMEGGKIVGVIAQGKTGKVTVRASKGVIIATGGFGANVEMRNKYNTSLWPDLTNIKTTNHTGATGDGIAMAEKVNAGFTGMEYIQLLPMGDPETGSLSGNIEQGVQNRIFVNKEGKRFVDEGARRDVMTKALMEQTDSYMWVIVDKNSYPTGDTINNFNESIDDLVAAGRAFKGETLEELAGKIGVDPAAFVKSVEDFNKAVDGAKDEFGRTLFDKKLDTAPFYAGARVPTVHHTMGGITIDAQAHVLDQDGKAIPGLYAAGEVTGGIHGTNRLGGNALADINVFGRIAGQNAAGAK, from the coding sequence ATGAATCTGAAAAAGCGAATGATGAGCCTGATGGTGGCTGGTCTGATGACCGCCGGTCTGGCGGCTTGTACGACAACACCACCTACCACCACACCGGCTGGAACAGCGGCACCGACTACCACAGCAGTGGCGACCACTACTCCCTCAACCACCCCGCCGGCAACGACCGCCCCAACCGGTGAGATTAAGTTCAAGCCGGGTACTTACAAGGGAGAAGCAGAAGGCTTCCACGGACCGATCAAGGTGGAAGTAACGCTGTCGGAGACGGCGATTACGGATATCAAGGTGGAGCAGACGGAGACGGAGGGTGTCGGCGATAAGGCCATTGAGAGCATCGTGGCGCTGATCAAGTCCGGCACAACCCTGAAAGTGGATGCGGTGTCCGGCGCGACTTACTCCAGCAAAGGAATCCTGGAAGCGGTAACGGCTGCCCTGACCAGTGCCGGCGCAGACATTGAAGCTCTCAAGAACAAGACGGCCGGACCCGGGGGGACAACCGGCGATGTTGAGAAGACGACGGATGTCGTGATCATTGGCGGCGGCGGCGCCGGCTTATCGGCGGCCATGTCAGCCCATGAAAACGGCGCGAAAGTCATTGTTCTGGAAAAGATGTCCCGACTGGGTGGAAACACCATCATTTCCGGAGCGGCCTACAATGCGGCGGATCCCAAGCGCCAGGCAGCTCTGACGATGACTGACCTGGAGAAAAAGACGGTGGAAGGCATTCTGGAAATGACCTTTGACGATGCCAAGGTCAAAACCTGGCAGGAAACCCTGAAGCAGGAATGGAAGGAATTCACGGATTCCAAGAAGACCACACTGTTTGACTCCCCCTCCATGCACAAGCTGCAGACTTATCTGGGCGGAGACAAAAAGGGCAATCCGGAGCTGATCGATGTCCTGTGTGAAAACACCTATCCCACCATCGAGTGGCTGGAAGCCAAGGGCATGCTGTTCAAAGACTATATCTTTACCGTTCTGGGCGGTCTGTGGAGCCGGGCGCACAAGCCAGAGAAACCGCTGGGAACCGGATTTGTCCAGACCTATGAGGACTACATCGAAAAGAACAAGGCCGACATCGAAGTGCTGCTGGATACCAAGGCCGAAGATCTGGTCATGGAAGGCGGCAAGATCGTTGGCGTCATCGCTCAGGGCAAGACCGGCAAGGTCACCGTCAGGGCTTCCAAGGGCGTCATCATCGCCACCGGCGGATTTGGTGCCAATGTGGAAATGCGCAACAAGTACAATACTTCCTTGTGGCCGGATCTGACGAACATCAAGACCACCAACCACACCGGAGCCACCGGCGACGGAATCGCCATGGCGGAAAAGGTCAATGCCGGCTTTACCGGAATGGAATACATTCAGCTTCTGCCCATGGGCGATCCGGAGACCGGATCCCTCAGCGGCAACATTGAGCAGGGCGTGCAGAACCGGATTTTCGTCAACAAGGAAGGCAAGCGGTTTGTGGATGAAGGGGCCCGGCGCGATGTCATGACCAAGGCGCTGATGGAACAGACGGACTCCTACATGTGGGTCATCGTCGACAAGAACTCCTATCCCACCGGCGACACCATCAACAACTTCAACGAATCCATTGATGATCTGGTCGCGGCCGGACGCGCCTTCAAGGGCGAAACCCTGGAAGAGCTGGCTGGAAAGATCGGCGTGGATCCCGCTGCCTTCGTGAAATCCGTTGAGGACTTCAACAAGGCCGTTGACGGCGCCAAGGATGAGTTCGGCCGGACGCTGTTCGACAAAAAGCTCGACACCGCTCCGTTCTATGCCGGAGCCCGTGTCCCGACCGTTCACCACACCATGGGCGGCATCACCATCGATGCTCAGGCTCATGTGCTCGATCAGGACGGCAAGGCCATCCCCGGTCTGTACGCAGCCGGAGAAGTCACGGGCGGCATTCACGGCACCAACCGTCTGGGCGGCAATGCCCTGGCTGATATCAACGTCTTCGGCCGAATCGCCGGACAGAACGCGGCAGGAGCCAAATAA
- a CDS encoding helix-turn-helix domain-containing protein, giving the protein MRELLDGSAQRIIRILETLLEEDGSMTLDRLALTLNASQRTLADDLNLLQDRWGNLLHLEVTRKNGISLHNHNISAIGVVCRDLFNESVGLRWLRELLFHPRQTMETYEKRLFVSNSTLRRLLPRIQNVLSQKGMTIAQENGKYWFEGTNEQNLRDFAASFLLELNGLDLSNFDVSMDLDVLESIIRSLQERNTDPQHHETLAQDDVVLAYQMMFYLISLVRERTGFNVPSTYPAVNELTSQQLNCLAKFFPDVRPAQLAPIHEHLRSFFHAFPDPKEQAYVQDVIETFLSGLLRDLRLTPPPPIRTRLSFIMHSILCNLKMRPYKTSELFDRIWYFSENIQRQNPFLYDTTHHHLELAACRLNLDLPLRIADVLFWICLTYPDITAAAPPLRILLLNDLGNKHARFLETLVRFQLKNRSSEIIIDANPSKLHLNPDDCMSYDLVLSTCPEPPPHPRCLILSDYPQDSEWHALHSLLREVPERQAFHPELPLA; this is encoded by the coding sequence TTGAGAGAACTCTTAGACGGTTCCGCTCAGCGGATCATTCGAATATTGGAAACCCTACTGGAGGAAGATGGATCAATGACTTTGGACCGTCTGGCCCTGACACTCAATGCCAGTCAGAGAACTCTGGCGGATGATTTGAACCTGCTTCAGGACCGTTGGGGTAACCTGCTCCATCTGGAAGTTACCCGAAAAAACGGGATTAGCCTGCATAATCACAATATTTCTGCCATCGGAGTCGTGTGCCGCGACCTGTTCAACGAATCTGTCGGATTGCGCTGGCTGCGTGAACTGCTGTTCCATCCCAGACAAACAATGGAAACCTATGAAAAACGACTATTTGTGAGCAATTCAACGCTCAGGCGACTGCTGCCCAGAATTCAGAATGTCCTTAGCCAAAAAGGAATGACTATCGCTCAGGAAAACGGGAAGTACTGGTTCGAGGGAACGAATGAGCAAAATCTCCGAGATTTTGCCGCCTCGTTCCTGCTGGAACTGAACGGTCTTGACCTGTCCAACTTCGATGTCTCCATGGATCTTGATGTACTTGAAAGCATTATACGCTCCCTGCAGGAGCGCAATACCGACCCGCAGCACCACGAAACCCTGGCTCAGGATGATGTGGTATTAGCTTATCAAATGATGTTCTATCTGATTTCATTGGTCCGGGAACGAACCGGTTTCAATGTCCCGTCCACCTACCCGGCAGTCAATGAACTCACCTCACAGCAGCTGAACTGCCTGGCCAAATTCTTTCCCGATGTCCGACCGGCTCAGCTGGCTCCGATCCATGAACATCTGAGGTCGTTCTTTCACGCCTTTCCCGATCCGAAAGAGCAAGCATATGTCCAGGACGTTATCGAGACTTTTCTCTCCGGCCTGCTTCGTGACCTGAGACTCACCCCACCCCCACCCATTCGTACCAGATTAAGCTTCATCATGCACAGCATCCTGTGTAACCTGAAAATGCGTCCCTATAAAACATCTGAACTGTTTGATCGAATCTGGTATTTTTCCGAAAACATCCAACGACAGAATCCTTTCCTTTACGATACCACTCACCATCATCTGGAACTGGCTGCCTGCCGGCTGAATCTGGACCTACCGCTGCGCATCGCCGATGTTCTTTTCTGGATTTGTCTGACCTATCCGGATATTACTGCTGCAGCGCCTCCGCTGCGCATTCTGCTTCTGAATGATCTTGGCAACAAACATGCCCGGTTTCTCGAGACCCTGGTTCGGTTCCAGCTCAAAAACCGCTCCAGTGAAATCATCATAGATGCTAATCCCAGCAAACTCCACCTTAATCCAGATGATTGCATGTCCTATGATCTTGTGCTGAGCACCTGCCCCGAACCTCCCCCTCATCCTCGTTGCCTGATTCTGAGCGACTATCCGCAGGATTCCGAATGGCATGCCCTGCATTCTCTGTTGCGTGAAGTCCCGGAACGGCAAGCCTTTCATCCGGAATTACCCTTAGCCTGA